A section of the Rummeliibacillus pycnus genome encodes:
- a CDS encoding DJ-1/PfpI family protein → MTKKILILAGDAVEALEVYYPYYRCLEEGFHVTIAAPSVKKIQTVVHDFIDGVDTYTEKPGYGLEANASFENIKPEEYDGLIIPGGRAPEYIRLNEYIPAIVSHFFEANKPIAAVCHAAQIFAVIPNVIKGRELTAYIACKPEVQVAGGTYIEEHLHTEGNLVSGHAWPDLPGLMKEFLKKL, encoded by the coding sequence ATGACAAAGAAAATTTTAATATTAGCTGGTGATGCAGTAGAGGCTTTAGAAGTGTACTATCCTTATTATCGTTGTCTTGAAGAAGGCTTTCATGTAACCATCGCTGCTCCAAGTGTAAAAAAAATTCAAACGGTTGTCCATGATTTTATTGATGGTGTAGATACGTATACAGAAAAGCCAGGTTATGGATTAGAAGCAAATGCTAGCTTCGAAAACATTAAACCAGAAGAATATGACGGATTAATCATCCCAGGTGGTCGGGCACCGGAATATATCCGCCTCAATGAATATATTCCAGCTATTGTGAGTCATTTCTTTGAGGCAAATAAACCAATTGCAGCGGTTTGCCACGCTGCTCAAATCTTTGCGGTCATTCCTAATGTGATCAAAGGACGGGAGCTTACTGCTTATATTGCGTGTAAACCAGAAGTACAAGTTGCAGGTGGAACATACATTGAAGAACATCTTCATACAGAAGGAAATCTTGTTAGTGGACATGCATGGCCAGACTTACCAGGATTAATGAAAGAGTTTTTAAAAAAATTATAA
- a CDS encoding ABC-F family ATP-binding cassette domain-containing protein: protein MSHLIVSNCTKTVGDKTLFKDIEFTIVEGERAGLIGINGTGKSTLMAILAGELEADTIELDHPNKFRVAYLPQNPIFSPGETVLQAVFTGDSPILKLNRQYEETVTALAHEPESTILQEQLFRLQQQMDQQQAWDVNALAKTALTKLGIELFDEEVVNLSGGQQKRVALAKILIEPADLYLLDEPTNHLDVQSTEWLQEMVLRLKGAVIFITHDRYFLDAISTHIYEIADQTLYKHNGNYAAYLEAKAIRQEMTIATQAKMRNRYRSELKWIRRGAQARSTKQKARIQRFEELSENLEHGSADSNLELGLATSRLGKKVIEAKDITKGYQEKQLIKNFSFLLQQGDRLGIIGANGVGKSTLLNMLSGDIQPDEGMIDVGSTVKIAHFTQHLPEMNSNQRMIEYIRETANDIEDATGEHHSAASMLERFLFPLHTHGTPIGKLSGGERKRLYLLKLLMEQPNVLLLDEPTNDLDVETLSVLEDFIEQFSGVVVTISHDRFFLDRIAKKLWVLDGRGGVEESYDLYSDYLAKQSKIKINTQVKEKPAEKVKEPKVKTQKKKLSFKEQKEWETIEEDIAQVEEAIMEAEDGISNAGSDFTLLQNLTAELEELNAKYELLIERWEYLQNIVNG from the coding sequence ATGAGTCATTTAATTGTTTCGAACTGTACAAAAACAGTTGGCGATAAAACGCTATTTAAAGATATTGAGTTTACAATAGTGGAAGGAGAAAGAGCAGGATTAATTGGTATTAATGGGACGGGTAAGTCTACATTAATGGCTATTTTAGCAGGTGAATTAGAAGCAGATACCATTGAATTAGATCATCCAAATAAATTTCGTGTAGCCTATCTCCCTCAAAATCCAATATTCTCTCCTGGAGAAACGGTATTACAAGCAGTTTTTACAGGAGATTCTCCGATATTGAAACTAAATAGACAATATGAAGAAACAGTGACTGCTCTTGCTCATGAACCAGAATCTACTATTTTACAAGAACAACTTTTTCGCTTGCAACAGCAAATGGATCAACAACAAGCATGGGATGTCAATGCTTTAGCAAAAACAGCCTTAACAAAACTTGGCATTGAATTGTTTGATGAAGAAGTTGTCAATCTATCTGGTGGGCAACAAAAACGTGTGGCCCTAGCTAAGATTTTAATTGAACCAGCAGATTTATATCTACTCGATGAACCAACCAATCATCTGGATGTTCAATCAACTGAATGGTTACAAGAGATGGTTTTACGTTTAAAAGGAGCAGTTATTTTCATTACGCATGATCGCTATTTCCTGGATGCAATTTCAACGCATATCTATGAAATCGCAGACCAAACATTATACAAACATAATGGGAATTATGCTGCATATTTAGAAGCAAAAGCAATAAGACAAGAGATGACAATTGCAACTCAGGCGAAAATGCGGAATCGTTATCGATCAGAGTTAAAATGGATTCGACGTGGTGCCCAAGCTCGTTCAACAAAACAAAAAGCTCGAATACAACGTTTTGAAGAGCTTTCTGAAAATCTTGAACATGGATCAGCTGATTCGAATCTTGAACTTGGCCTGGCTACTTCTAGATTAGGAAAAAAAGTAATTGAAGCTAAAGACATTACAAAGGGCTATCAAGAAAAACAATTGATCAAAAATTTCTCTTTTCTTTTACAACAAGGTGACCGACTTGGGATTATTGGTGCAAACGGAGTAGGGAAAAGTACATTATTAAATATGCTTTCAGGAGATATTCAACCAGATGAAGGTATGATTGATGTCGGTTCAACAGTAAAAATTGCACACTTTACTCAACACCTACCTGAGATGAATTCAAATCAACGAATGATTGAATATATTCGTGAGACTGCAAATGATATTGAAGATGCAACAGGTGAGCATCACTCTGCTGCATCTATGTTAGAGCGTTTTTTATTCCCATTACATACACATGGGACCCCGATTGGTAAATTATCAGGTGGCGAAAGAAAACGTTTATATTTATTAAAACTACTGATGGAACAACCAAATGTCTTATTACTTGATGAACCAACAAATGATTTAGATGTTGAAACACTTTCGGTTTTAGAAGATTTTATCGAACAATTTAGTGGGGTTGTTGTGACGATTTCACATGACCGTTTCTTCCTTGACCGTATTGCAAAGAAATTATGGGTATTAGATGGTCGTGGTGGTGTAGAAGAAAGCTATGATCTTTATAGTGATTACCTAGCAAAACAATCAAAAATAAAAATCAATACACAAGTAAAAGAAAAGCCTGCAGAAAAGGTGAAAGAACCAAAAGTAAAAACACAAAAGAAAAAACTGTCATTTAAAGAACAAAAAGAGTGGGAGACCATTGAGGAAGATATTGCACAAGTAGAAGAAGCTATTATGGAAGCTGAAGATGGTATTTCTAATGCGGGTTCAGATTTTACCTTATTACAAAACTTAACTGCTGAGTTAGAAGAGTTAAATGCAAAATATGAGCTTCTTATTGAACGTTGGGAATACTTACAAAATATCGTGAATGGTTAG
- a CDS encoding GNAT family N-acetyltransferase yields MVCIHLVSHDIKYAEEMSKLTSIPDVRNALGMTDIQCSIAGTRDFIRLMQLEERLGQQFSRMIFNEKNQLIGVTSLKGIDEEQKLCHIGTWLGRPYWGKGYNQLAKMEILKIAFEKLQLNYVFAGARIENIRSQKAQAKLPYMTLHVEHQFFSEWKKLEQQERTPCILNVVRKEDFLDWYYQDIAVG; encoded by the coding sequence ATGGTATGTATTCATTTAGTCTCTCATGATATTAAGTACGCAGAAGAAATGTCTAAATTGACCAGTATTCCAGATGTTCGTAATGCACTAGGAATGACTGATATACAGTGTTCTATTGCAGGGACAAGAGACTTTATCAGACTGATGCAATTAGAAGAACGTTTAGGTCAGCAATTCTCTAGGATGATTTTCAATGAAAAAAATCAGTTGATTGGTGTTACTTCATTAAAGGGTATAGATGAAGAACAAAAACTATGTCATATTGGTACATGGTTAGGGCGCCCTTATTGGGGGAAAGGTTACAATCAACTGGCTAAAATGGAAATACTAAAGATTGCTTTTGAAAAATTACAGTTAAATTATGTTTTTGCAGGAGCACGAATCGAGAATATTCGCTCACAAAAAGCTCAAGCAAAACTCCCGTATATGACTTTACATGTAGAACATCAATTTTTTAGTGAATGGAAAAAATTAGAACAACAAGAACGAACACCTTGTATACTGAACGTTGTAAGGAAGGAGGATTTTCTAGATTGGTATTATCAAGATATTGCAGTAGGTTAG
- a CDS encoding HD domain-containing protein, producing the protein MNKVEKCEQLVKSIYDQFDASHDYQHIERVMINANTILKSEPTANTQFVQLAVLLHDVSDPKYTTGKENEIAILNQLDLTTEEIRQIREIIASVSFRGGNELKAKSLEAMIVRDADRLDAIGAVGIARTFAFGGAKGRKLYDFEEEVRYQMTEEEYRKKETASVTHFYEKLLLLKDLMTTTKGRELAEGRHQFMIDFLQQLKLERDGKL; encoded by the coding sequence ATGAATAAAGTGGAGAAATGCGAACAACTCGTAAAATCCATTTACGATCAATTTGATGCAAGTCATGATTATCAACATATCGAAAGAGTTATGATAAATGCAAATACAATTTTGAAGTCAGAACCAACAGCTAATACACAATTCGTTCAATTAGCTGTTCTATTACATGATGTAAGCGATCCAAAATACACAACTGGTAAAGAAAACGAAATTGCGATATTAAATCAGCTTGACCTGACAACTGAAGAAATACGACAAATTAGAGAAATTATTGCATCTGTTTCATTTCGTGGTGGAAATGAGTTAAAGGCAAAATCACTCGAAGCAATGATTGTCAGAGATGCAGACCGTCTTGATGCAATTGGGGCAGTAGGAATAGCTAGAACTTTTGCTTTTGGTGGAGCGAAAGGGCGTAAACTGTATGATTTTGAAGAGGAAGTCCGATATCAAATGACGGAAGAAGAGTATCGAAAAAAAGAAACGGCTTCTGTAACACACTTTTATGAAAAACTTCTATTGTTAAAGGATTTAATGACGACAACAAAAGGAAGAGAATTGGCTGAAGGTCGTCATCAGTTTATGATAGATTTTTTACAACAACTGAAGTTAGAAAGAGATGGAAAATTATGA
- a CDS encoding alpha/beta fold hydrolase: MNEEFYEWGNPQNTTLVSLHGMGSTGLTFGEFSKYLDTYHILAFDLPGHGNAEKCNKKTDYQPAKLAEKIHEKLSKLEKQSFYLMGHSLGGNIALYYGEKYPEKLKGIILLDGGYITPSEFGSLEEQLQESERHYTESRYDSWKDFIEEEKKEYSSWSKELEVAARARVKEVNNEIQLKVELDTIQAFITVFFEESVKDILERIKVPILLLTASEPEEVNAIRESSCKRFEQLANAATIISIPKAGHDLFSDQPILIAQHINEWVIKNECKLINNSKVNNISK, encoded by the coding sequence ATAAACGAAGAATTTTATGAATGGGGAAATCCTCAGAATACAACGCTAGTTAGTTTACATGGAATGGGGAGTACAGGATTAACGTTTGGAGAGTTTTCTAAATATCTTGATACTTATCATATTTTGGCGTTTGATTTACCTGGTCATGGAAATGCCGAAAAGTGTAATAAGAAGACAGATTATCAACCTGCGAAATTAGCAGAAAAAATTCATGAAAAATTAAGTAAGCTTGAAAAACAATCATTTTATCTAATGGGTCACTCCTTAGGTGGCAATATAGCACTGTATTATGGTGAGAAATATCCAGAAAAATTAAAAGGTATTATTTTATTGGATGGAGGTTATATTACACCATCTGAATTTGGCTCATTAGAAGAACAATTGCAAGAATCTGAGCGACATTATACTGAATCACGATATGACTCTTGGAAAGACTTTATAGAGGAGGAAAAGAAGGAATATTCAAGCTGGTCAAAAGAATTAGAAGTTGCTGCTCGTGCGCGAGTGAAAGAAGTAAACAACGAAATTCAATTAAAGGTTGAATTAGATACGATTCAAGCATTCATTACTGTCTTTTTTGAAGAATCAGTAAAAGATATATTGGAGCGTATCAAAGTACCAATCTTGCTATTAACAGCTTCAGAACCCGAAGAAGTAAACGCAATAAGAGAAAGTTCCTGCAAGAGATTCGAGCAATTAGCTAACGCAGCGACAATCATTAGTATTCCAAAAGCTGGACATGACTTGTTTAGTGATCAACCTATTTTGATTGCTCAACATATAAACGAATGGGTTATTAAAAATGAATGTAAACTAATAAACAATTCTAAAGTAAATAACATTAGTAAGTAG
- the thiC gene encoding phosphomethylpyrimidine synthase ThiC: MKKTNEEMNFAIMSSFSGSRKVYQQGTRADIQVPMREIVLSPTKEATGGITQNPSVKIYDTSGPYTDENRPINIREGLPPLRREWILERNDVEEYIGRNIKPEDNGYKKENNTDSIEQFPYVNSRPLRAQEGKNVTQLHYARNGMITPEMEFIAIRENVEPEFVRKEVAEGRAIIPANINHPEIEPMIIGRNFHVKINANIGNSAVSSSIKDEVEKMTWAIRWGADTIMDLSTGKNIHTTREWIIRNSPVPVGTVPIYQALEKVAGIAEDLTWEVYRDTLIEQAEQGVDYFTIHAGVLLRYIPLTVKRMTGIVSRGGSILAQWCLAHHEENFLYTHFEEICEIMKSYDIAFSLGDGLRPGSIADANDDAQFAELETLGELTKIAWKHDVQVMIEGPGHIPMHLIKENVDKQMEVCQEAPFYTLGPLTTDIAPGYDHITSAIGAAMIGWFGTAMLCYVTPKEHLGLPNKEDVRTGVITYKIAAHAADLAKGHKGAQLRDDALSKARFEFRWNDQFNLSLDPEKALEYHDETLPAEGAKTAHFCSMCGPKFCSMRISQDIRNLAKEKELTVDGLIGVGMKEKASEFRQQGSQIYR; the protein is encoded by the coding sequence ATGAAAAAAACGAATGAAGAGATGAATTTTGCCATTATGTCTAGTTTTTCTGGTAGCCGTAAAGTATACCAACAAGGAACTCGTGCTGATATTCAGGTACCAATGCGTGAAATTGTTTTATCACCGACAAAAGAAGCGACAGGTGGTATTACTCAGAATCCTTCCGTAAAAATTTATGATACAAGTGGTCCTTATACAGATGAAAACCGCCCTATTAATATTCGAGAGGGTCTTCCTCCTCTTCGCAGAGAATGGATTTTAGAAAGAAATGATGTAGAAGAATATATTGGTAGAAACATAAAACCTGAAGATAATGGATACAAAAAAGAAAATAATACTGATTCTATAGAGCAATTTCCATACGTTAATTCCAGACCATTACGTGCCCAAGAAGGAAAAAATGTTACACAGCTTCATTATGCACGAAATGGTATGATAACACCTGAAATGGAATTTATCGCAATAAGGGAAAATGTAGAACCAGAATTTGTTCGTAAAGAAGTGGCGGAAGGAAGAGCAATAATTCCAGCTAATATTAATCATCCTGAGATTGAACCTATGATTATCGGACGAAATTTTCATGTAAAAATTAATGCTAATATCGGAAATTCTGCTGTATCCTCTTCGATCAAAGATGAAGTTGAAAAAATGACATGGGCTATTCGTTGGGGTGCTGATACCATTATGGATCTCTCAACAGGAAAGAATATCCATACAACGAGAGAATGGATTATTAGAAATTCACCGGTACCTGTTGGAACGGTTCCTATTTATCAAGCTTTAGAAAAAGTTGCAGGTATTGCAGAAGATTTAACTTGGGAAGTATATAGAGATACTTTAATCGAACAAGCAGAACAAGGTGTAGATTATTTTACCATTCATGCAGGTGTGCTTTTACGTTATATTCCATTAACAGTTAAACGTATGACTGGGATTGTATCCCGTGGTGGTTCAATCCTTGCACAATGGTGTTTAGCACATCACGAAGAAAACTTTTTATATACTCATTTTGAAGAAATCTGTGAAATTATGAAATCGTATGATATTGCCTTTTCATTAGGAGATGGTTTACGCCCAGGATCCATTGCTGATGCAAATGATGATGCACAATTTGCCGAACTAGAAACACTTGGAGAATTGACCAAGATTGCTTGGAAACACGATGTACAAGTCATGATTGAAGGCCCAGGACATATCCCAATGCATTTGATTAAAGAAAATGTAGATAAACAAATGGAAGTTTGCCAAGAAGCGCCTTTTTATACATTAGGACCTCTTACTACTGATATTGCTCCAGGATATGATCATATTACTTCTGCAATAGGAGCTGCAATGATTGGTTGGTTCGGTACTGCAATGTTATGCTATGTAACACCAAAAGAACATCTAGGATTGCCAAATAAAGAGGACGTACGCACAGGTGTTATCACTTACAAAATTGCTGCACATGCTGCGGACTTAGCAAAAGGACATAAAGGTGCGCAACTAAGAGATGATGCCTTGTCAAAAGCTCGCTTTGAATTTCGTTGGAATGACCAATTTAACCTATCACTTGATCCAGAAAAAGCTTTAGAATATCATGATGAAACATTGCCGGCTGAAGGTGCAAAAACTGCTCACTTCTGCTCAATGTGTGGACCTAAATTCTGTAGTATGCGAATTTCACAAGATATTCGAAATTTAGCAAAAGAAAAAGAACTGACTGTGGATGGTCTTATTGGAGTAGGGATGAAAGAAAAAGCATCAGAATTCCGTCAACAGGGAAGCCAAATTTACCGGTAA
- a CDS encoding conserved virulence factor C family protein, with protein sequence MKIVTIEPTPSPNTMKIILDHELPFGTAHNYNEKNKEEAPKEIQDILSIEGIKGVYHVADFLAVERISRYDWVNILAAVRNSFGEQNETTEGKKQVDEHYGEIYVHVQMFKGIPLQVKVFDSISEQRFGLAKRFIEAFNQAMQADENYILQRKWVDYGVRYGEKEDIGQSMVDELEAAFPESRISELINASKEQRTTVFQNKRKISLQEFEVDDWETRFQLLDQMADPEVGDLALLQKALADEKMSIRRLATVYLGMIDDTAVVPFLVKALQDKSASVRRTAGDCISDLGFVEFEPAMMEALKDRNKLVRWRAAMFLYETGTTASLDALEEASNDSEFEVKLQVKMAIARISQGQEAMGSVWKQMTEARSETKNK encoded by the coding sequence ATGAAAATAGTGACAATTGAGCCAACTCCAAGTCCCAATACGATGAAAATAATACTTGATCATGAATTACCATTTGGTACTGCACATAATTATAATGAAAAAAACAAAGAAGAAGCACCTAAAGAAATTCAAGACATTTTATCCATTGAAGGTATCAAAGGTGTTTACCATGTTGCAGATTTTCTAGCAGTTGAACGAATTTCTAGATACGATTGGGTAAATATTCTAGCAGCAGTTCGTAATTCATTTGGTGAACAAAATGAAACAACAGAAGGGAAGAAACAAGTAGATGAACATTATGGTGAAATTTATGTTCATGTTCAAATGTTCAAAGGAATCCCACTTCAAGTAAAAGTATTTGATAGCATTTCTGAACAACGTTTTGGTTTAGCTAAACGATTTATAGAAGCATTTAATCAAGCGATGCAAGCAGACGAAAACTATATTTTACAACGTAAATGGGTTGATTACGGTGTTCGGTATGGTGAAAAAGAAGATATTGGTCAGAGTATGGTCGATGAATTAGAAGCAGCATTTCCAGAAAGTCGTATTTCAGAACTCATAAATGCAAGTAAAGAACAAAGAACAACTGTTTTCCAAAACAAACGAAAAATTTCACTACAAGAATTTGAAGTTGATGATTGGGAAACTCGTTTCCAATTACTTGATCAAATGGCTGATCCTGAAGTGGGTGATCTTGCATTATTACAAAAGGCATTAGCAGATGAGAAAATGTCCATTCGACGACTTGCAACTGTCTACCTTGGAATGATTGATGATACAGCGGTTGTCCCATTTTTAGTTAAAGCATTACAAGATAAAAGTGCTTCTGTTCGTCGTACTGCGGGAGATTGTATCAGCGATTTAGGTTTTGTAGAATTTGAACCTGCAATGATGGAAGCATTAAAGGATCGCAATAAACTTGTTCGTTGGCGAGCAGCCATGTTCTTATATGAAACGGGTACTACGGCCAGTTTAGATGCTCTAGAAGAAGCAAGTAATGACTCAGAATTTGAAGTGAAATTGCAAGTGAAAATGGCGATCGCTCGTATTTCACAAGGACAAGAAGCAATGGGATCTGTATGGAAACAAATGACAGAAGCCCGTTCAGAAACAAAAAATAAGTAG